aatataaattaccTATTGCATTCGTTATTTTCTCTATATAGTACTTACGTTTGAGTATGGGTATATGCATGATTTATAGTTACTTTTCATATTCGTTCTCAATTTATCGtcaaatattaatatgttacgtatataaatatgtccATCGGAATAATGTAGCCACTGCATGCTTTCTATTCAttctatataaaaaaaatgtttctAAAATATGTGGGTATTATGCACTATTATTCGCATAATGTGAATAAGAGTTTTGCTACTAAAACAGAACAAACTGATACATTTACATAATtcatgatatatttttctatatactTAAAACGTTTCCAAATTTCGAAATACATTTTGTTTCTCATTTCTcttctatattttcatttttgcAGCAAGCTTAATCaagatttattaaaaaaagccATTAACGATGTGTTCGAAGGAACAAAACAGAAAAAGAGAAAATTTGTTGAAACAATAGAATTACAAATTGGTTTAAAGGATTATGATACACAAAGAGATAAACGTTTTTCAGGTACtgtaaaattatcaaatgAAGTTAGAAAGAAATTAAAAGTCTGTATATTAGGAGATGCTGTACATTCTGAAGAGgcacaaaaattaaaattagattatatggatatagaagctatgaaaaaattaaataaagataaaacaTTGGTTAAGAAGCTtgctaaaaaatatgatgcATTTTTAGCAAGTCAGGTCATATTGCCTCAAATTCCAAAATTATTAGGTCCAGGTTTAAATAAAGCAGGAAAGTTTCCTTCTTTAATTACccataatgataaaataaatgataaaattttagAATTAAGATCATCCATTAAATTCCAATTGAAAAAAGTTTTATGTATGGGAGTACCTGTTGGTCACGCTAATTTAAAGGAAGAAGAATTGAGATCAAACATAGTACATGCCATCAATTTTTTAGTTTcgcttttaaaaaaaaactggCAAAATATTAGAACATTACACATTAAAAGTACTATGGGAAAACCACAAAGAATCTATGGTTAAGTGTGTTGTttcatacatatatatagctCTTTAAACATGTGGATATATTACATTATGTATTGGTGTTAGAGAattacaatattttatggCGAAATTGGAATAAAATGGGgatcatatatatgtatcgtatatgcatatgtatatataattcattaaatatattgcaGTTTTGAGGTAAAATACAGAAAGAGAATAATTCGCCAACTAAATAGTTGCATATCATGGAGGAATTACTTATAAAAGGGAGAGTCATGCTATATATACTTTCGAACACTCACATACAtctctatatatttatgtattacG
This DNA window, taken from Plasmodium berghei ANKA genome assembly, chromosome: 13, encodes the following:
- a CDS encoding 60S ribosomal protein L1, putative, which codes for MSKLNQDLLKKAINDVFEGTKQKKRKFVETIELQIGLKDYDTQRDKRFSGTVKLSNEVRKKLKVCILGDAVHSEEAQKLKLDYMDIEAMKKLNKDKTLVKKLAKKYDAFLASQVILPQIPKLLGPGLNKAGKFPSLITHNDKINDKILELRSSIKFQLKKVLCMGVPVGHANLKEEELRSNIVHAINFLVSLLKKNWQNIRTLHIKSTMGKPQRIYG